The proteins below come from a single Methyloprofundus sedimenti genomic window:
- the pgl gene encoding 6-phosphogluconolactonase, which produces MTQNVNWTSYDSIELLAEAVCQRVLDAAAKAIAAKGSFKLVLAGGTAPVKAYQLLAGRQADWSQWHIYYGDERCLPVDNSERNSLVAEQQWLDLVAIPRTQIHRIAAELGAEAGAEQYAKEVAAAGSFDLVLLGMGEDGHTASLFPGHVHNVNELTHAVHNSPKPPSDRVTLSAKALSNTAELIFIISGNKQEALAAWKNQQDLPVTHICPASGVDVLLSV; this is translated from the coding sequence ATGACCCAGAATGTCAACTGGACATCTTATGATTCAATAGAATTGCTGGCAGAGGCAGTTTGTCAGCGAGTATTAGATGCAGCTGCAAAGGCAATTGCCGCCAAAGGTTCTTTCAAACTGGTTTTAGCGGGAGGCACGGCTCCCGTCAAAGCTTATCAGCTTTTGGCAGGCAGGCAGGCAGACTGGAGTCAGTGGCATATATATTATGGCGATGAGCGATGTTTGCCTGTGGATAATAGCGAACGTAATAGTCTGGTTGCCGAGCAGCAATGGCTGGATCTAGTGGCAATTCCCAGGACACAGATTCACCGTATTGCTGCTGAACTGGGCGCTGAAGCCGGTGCTGAGCAATATGCCAAAGAGGTTGCTGCGGCAGGTAGTTTTGATCTGGTACTGTTAGGCATGGGTGAAGATGGACATACCGCGAGCTTATTCCCGGGGCATGTGCACAATGTTAATGAACTGACTCATGCAGTACACAATTCACCTAAGCCGCCATCGGATCGGGTGACCCTAAGTGCAAAAGCCTTAAGTAATACGGCCGAGCTAATTTTTATTATCTCTGGTAATAAACAAGAGGCTTTGGCTGCATGGAAAAATCAGCAAGATTTACCGGTAACACACATATGTCCGGCCTCGGGTGTAGATGTGCTATTGAGTGTTTAA
- a CDS encoding asparaginase domain-containing protein, with amino-acid sequence MIQIFITGGTLDKRYNELNGELDFPETQLPAMLKQARCTAEIDLQLLMLKDSLEMTDKDREDIKQSCIASNAQQIIITHGTDTMVATAKHLAESIKDKTIVLVGAMVPYTIKQSDTLFNLGCAITAVQLMPAGVYITMNGKVFDWDKVVKDKQHGEFKVI; translated from the coding sequence ATGATACAAATATTTATCACCGGCGGCACATTAGACAAACGCTACAACGAACTGAATGGTGAGCTGGATTTCCCGGAAACACAGCTCCCTGCCATGTTAAAACAAGCTCGCTGTACTGCAGAAATTGACCTGCAATTGCTAATGCTGAAAGACAGCCTGGAAATGACTGACAAGGATCGGGAAGACATAAAGCAAAGCTGCATAGCCTCTAATGCACAACAAATCATCATCACCCATGGTACCGACACCATGGTAGCAACAGCAAAACACCTGGCTGAATCCATCAAGGATAAAACCATCGTGCTGGTTGGCGCAATGGTTCCCTATACGATAAAGCAGTCAGATACTTTATTTAACCTGGGCTGTGCGATAACAGCAGTGCAATTAATGCCGGCAGGTGTTTATATCACCATGAACGGCAAAGTATTTGACTGGGATAAAGTCGTAAAGGACAAGCAGCACGGAGAATTTAAAGTAATATAG
- a CDS encoding REP-associated tyrosine transposase: MTDYRRLYVKGAMWFFTVNLAYRYQSTLLVDEINLLRESFRYVKERHACTINAIVFMPEHLHCIWTLPDGDADYSTRWKLLKSYFSRGIPKGEHISHSRTKRQERGIWQRRFWAHLIISQKDFNSHVDYIHWNPVKHGQVKYACDWPYSSFHHYVSRGVYSKDWGHSGEFVIDGGE; encoded by the coding sequence ATGACGGATTATCGGCGGCTATATGTTAAAGGGGCTATGTGGTTTTTTACCGTTAATTTAGCTTATCGATATCAAAGCACATTATTGGTTGATGAAATTAATTTATTGCGGGAATCGTTTCGTTATGTAAAAGAACGTCACGCTTGCACAATCAATGCGATTGTATTTATGCCTGAACATTTGCATTGTATCTGGACTCTACCTGATGGAGATGCTGATTATTCAACACGCTGGAAATTGCTTAAAAGTTATTTTTCTCGAGGAATACCTAAGGGAGAGCATATTTCACATAGCAGGACAAAGCGGCAAGAACGCGGCATTTGGCAACGTCGCTTCTGGGCCCACTTGATTATCAGCCAGAAGGATTTTAATAGCCATGTGGATTATATTCATTGGAATCCCGTTAAACATGGCCAGGTAAAATATGCATGTGACTGGCCTTATTCAAGTTTTCATCATTATGTATCAAGAGGTGTCTATTCAAAGGACTGGGGACATTCGGGAGAATTTGTTATTGACGGCGGTGAATAG
- a CDS encoding type IV pilin protein, which produces MKEFNKGFTLIELMIAVAIIGILAAIAMPAYVEYVQRAKRADAKAALLSAILAQEKWRANHTTYGSISDIGVSTTSPDGYYTISVSGNTASAYSISAAPKSPHTDSKCGTFTIDQNGDKTATGVDDYCWGK; this is translated from the coding sequence ATGAAAGAATTTAATAAGGGTTTTACGCTGATTGAGCTGATGATTGCTGTGGCTATTATTGGAATTTTAGCGGCTATTGCTATGCCTGCCTATGTTGAATATGTTCAACGCGCTAAACGCGCTGATGCCAAGGCCGCTCTATTAAGTGCGATACTGGCACAAGAAAAGTGGCGTGCTAATCACACGACTTATGGATCAATATCAGATATTGGTGTATCGACTACATCACCGGATGGTTATTATACAATTTCTGTTTCCGGGAATACGGCATCCGCTTATAGCATTTCTGCAGCACCTAAAAGCCCGCATACCGATTCTAAATGCGGCACTTTCACGATAGACCAGAATGGCGACAAAACTGCTACTGGTGTTGATGACTATTGCTGGGGAAAATAA
- a CDS encoding asparaginase domain-containing protein: MVKTATYLALSIKDKTIALVGAIILFTIKQSDALFNLCCAITAVQLLPAGIYITMNGKIFAWVKVVKDKQRGEITAI; the protein is encoded by the coding sequence ATGGTAAAAACAGCAACTTATCTGGCTTTATCAATCAAGGATAAAACGATCGCGCTGGTCGGAGCAATAATTCTCTTCACAATAAAGCAGTCAGATGCTTTATTTAACCTGTGTTGTGCGATAACAGCAGTGCAATTACTGCCAGCAGGAATCTATATCACTATGAACGGTAAAATATTTGCTTGGGTCAAAGTCGTAAAGGACAAGCAGCGCGGAGAAATTACAGCAATATAG
- a CDS encoding type IV pilin protein codes for MLFKKKYHTSGFTLIELMITVVVISILATIAIPSYLDSVRKARRNDAKGELSRLAQAQQKYRVINTGYATSALLAQFLDPTASPLPTSLPASTYYTFAVITNTAIAFTITATPKSTGGQNQDTCATLTIDQNALITSSASVACPTP; via the coding sequence ATGCTTTTTAAAAAAAAATATCACACTTCCGGCTTTACGCTTATCGAGCTAATGATTACTGTTGTCGTTATTAGTATTTTGGCTACTATTGCAATTCCATCCTATCTAGATTCAGTTCGTAAAGCTCGACGTAACGATGCTAAAGGAGAGCTTTCTCGTTTAGCTCAGGCTCAGCAAAAATATAGAGTAATAAATACCGGTTACGCAACATCTGCTCTACTTGCCCAATTCCTTGATCCTACAGCAAGCCCCCTACCGACTAGCCTACCAGCATCTACTTACTATACCTTTGCCGTCATTACAAATACTGCGATTGCATTCACCATTACAGCAACACCAAAGTCTACTGGGGGACAGAACCAGGATACTTGCGCAACATTGACAATCGACCAAAATGCACTAATTACCAGTAGTGCCTCGGTTGCATGCCCAACGCCATAG
- a CDS encoding GspH/FimT family pseudopilin, with protein MHITRLKQTGFTLTELMVVIAIVGILAAVAVPSFNDSIERSRLVSASEAVIADLRWARSEAIKRNRKTRVTYTTGASWSYTIIVDSNNNDTYGDTVGGIADETIKSVTGSNFPSTSISSVAFSSVAYTTFDPVRGTASAGNVILTSSAYSIKATVSTLGRTKLCAVSSSFSGYSVCP; from the coding sequence ATGCATATTACACGGTTAAAACAGACGGGGTTCACTCTCACGGAATTGATGGTCGTTATTGCTATTGTCGGTATTTTGGCAGCAGTAGCCGTCCCGTCTTTTAATGATTCTATAGAAAGAAGTCGGCTTGTTAGTGCTAGTGAGGCAGTCATAGCCGATTTACGCTGGGCCAGAAGTGAAGCGATTAAACGTAATAGAAAAACTAGAGTCACATACACAACGGGCGCGTCATGGAGTTACACAATTATTGTTGATTCTAATAATAATGATACTTATGGGGATACAGTAGGTGGTATTGCAGATGAGACAATTAAATCAGTGACAGGGAGTAACTTTCCTTCTACAAGTATTTCATCAGTAGCTTTTAGTTCGGTAGCCTACACTACTTTTGATCCTGTCCGTGGTACGGCTAGTGCTGGGAACGTCATTTTAACCTCTTCAGCCTATTCAATTAAAGCAACGGTCAGCACATTAGGACGAACTAAGCTTTGCGCGGTAAGCAGTAGTTTTTCCGGTTACAGTGTTTGTCCATAA
- a CDS encoding PilW family protein, which yields MQKSKRQTGLTLVELLVGMLVGMIVMAGAISIFSNSFNSQSDNIQLTRLNQDLRAMMDIMERDIRRAGFVTSDPDNNFASLQANPFFDSATGGATTDIGIYNSGACIVYSYNSDNDSPPVVDSNERRGFLLDGTNLEMRKYGATNENCSTGAEWETITDPGIEITALQFTLTTSTLNVTSMINDDDGDGTVEPSDSDGIPYGDDDGDGLCDWTDTNNDGVRDTNELEVCNTCTRDGSPPDPACLYVRNVTISLTGRLANDTAVTQTITEEIRIRNDKFVAAVP from the coding sequence ATGCAAAAATCAAAACGCCAAACAGGTCTTACTTTAGTTGAATTACTCGTTGGTATGCTGGTCGGCATGATTGTCATGGCGGGTGCCATCAGTATTTTTAGTAACTCCTTCAACAGTCAATCTGATAATATTCAATTAACTCGCTTGAATCAGGACTTGCGTGCCATGATGGATATAATGGAACGCGATATTCGACGAGCGGGGTTTGTAACATCTGATCCTGATAATAATTTTGCTTCATTGCAAGCTAATCCATTTTTTGACAGCGCCACTGGTGGTGCTACCACGGATATTGGTATTTATAACTCAGGTGCCTGTATCGTGTATTCCTACAATAGTGACAATGATAGCCCCCCCGTGGTGGATAGCAATGAGAGGCGGGGATTCTTATTGGACGGCACTAATTTAGAAATGCGTAAGTATGGAGCGACTAATGAAAACTGCTCAACAGGTGCAGAGTGGGAAACTATTACCGATCCTGGAATTGAAATCACTGCATTACAATTTACATTAACGACATCAACACTTAATGTCACAAGTATGATAAATGATGATGATGGTGATGGCACGGTAGAGCCAAGTGATTCAGATGGTATTCCTTATGGCGATGATGATGGTGATGGTTTATGTGACTGGACTGACACAAATAACGATGGTGTCCGAGATACTAATGAGCTTGAGGTCTGCAATACTTGTACGCGAGATGGTTCTCCACCTGATCCTGCCTGCCTTTATGTGCGCAATGTAACTATTTCACTCACCGGTCGTCTAGCTAATGATACAGCCGTCACCCAAACCATTACCGAAGAAATCCGCATTCGTAATGATAAATTTGTCGCCGCAGTTCCTTAA
- a CDS encoding pilus assembly PilX family protein, producing the protein MKSLHINSKAKQQGAATILVALILMMIMAIMTLTISRTGMLEQQLVGNDIRAREAQEAAEAGLEYAIAWGTENPIASSMTCTSANETDCPTFAQVTGSTSSEAYNYTLTFTKGADAIKVTSVSQGATDTTISATSETWIKQIADSLFGDGDTMPEPWVIAGCITSAPTGNPGTFILGSSHNAVVSGTSSNAACLPQGHLDVTNWTDTNGDGVKDSGEEGASAPFNTGLFSGCPATDCAWDYAFKMSLVDAKQKATDAGHVYGGSIPCGPSGSPGIYIINNGGPINSGDISGSCSGTGVDNATIGEPGKPIVLIVPTSAGCPKFNGGVTIYGIVYYESTTACASQGWGGATVYGSVIWEGDVDKPNANTEFIEVDHGSGSSLNDVFQMSIDDATRIPGTWKDF; encoded by the coding sequence ATGAAATCACTGCATATTAACAGCAAAGCAAAACAACAAGGCGCAGCGACAATATTAGTTGCATTGATTTTAATGATGATTATGGCAATTATGACGCTCACGATCTCACGAACTGGCATGTTAGAACAGCAACTGGTGGGTAATGATATACGCGCCAGAGAAGCTCAGGAGGCTGCGGAAGCAGGCCTGGAATATGCAATTGCCTGGGGAACAGAAAATCCTATAGCGAGTAGTATGACATGTACTTCAGCTAATGAAACAGACTGCCCGACTTTTGCTCAAGTAACAGGCTCGACCTCTTCAGAAGCTTACAATTACACTTTAACCTTTACTAAGGGAGCCGATGCTATCAAAGTCACTTCTGTGTCTCAAGGAGCAACAGATACTACCATATCGGCAACTTCTGAGACCTGGATTAAGCAAATCGCAGACTCCTTGTTTGGAGATGGTGATACTATGCCTGAACCTTGGGTTATCGCAGGTTGTATTACTTCAGCCCCCACCGGTAACCCAGGTACATTTATCTTAGGATCTAGTCATAATGCGGTAGTCTCTGGCACAAGTTCCAATGCGGCTTGCTTACCACAAGGACATTTAGATGTAACTAATTGGACAGATACCAATGGCGATGGCGTTAAAGATAGCGGAGAGGAGGGCGCGTCAGCTCCATTTAATACTGGCTTGTTTTCAGGTTGCCCTGCAACCGATTGTGCTTGGGATTATGCCTTTAAAATGAGTCTAGTAGATGCTAAGCAAAAAGCGACTGATGCAGGGCATGTTTATGGTGGTTCAATACCTTGCGGCCCATCTGGGTCACCGGGGATTTATATTATCAATAATGGCGGGCCAATTAATAGCGGTGATATCAGTGGTAGTTGTTCTGGTACTGGTGTTGATAACGCAACAATTGGTGAGCCTGGTAAGCCAATTGTATTAATTGTGCCAACATCGGCAGGTTGTCCTAAGTTTAATGGTGGCGTTACCATTTACGGTATTGTGTACTATGAATCAACTACAGCTTGCGCATCACAAGGCTGGGGAGGAGCTACAGTATATGGCTCAGTTATTTGGGAGGGTGATGTTGATAAACCTAATGCGAATACTGAATTTATTGAGGTCGATCACGGGAGTGGTAGCTCTTTGAATGATGTATTTCAGATGAGTATAGATGATGCTACCCGGATTCCAGGCACCTGGAAAGACTTTTAA
- a CDS encoding PilV family protein, with the protein MNKILRKKIGGFGLLEAVIAALVVGVGMLGLAKLQGVTLLNSSESRLRTDALNLAQEKMEDLRTFANKSVYSTLADGGNANTEDIMAGGNANFTRAWTIADCSLATLPSGCSVQGSYKSINVSVTWADPQGTQQTVQLTSFIAETDPVKSGLVLALGATSTSTSSTSSTSSTSSTSSTSSSSSTSSTSSTSTSTSTTVPTTTTTLAGGGICNCKFQNLIQGISVESGSALCCTVLTCLTAIANDIDTLENNSYWSAICSGVTTTTASTTTTTAPTTTTTAAPTTTTTTTLCTTVVSGSRKNNNSVNSTNPSGDCTQGDPYSCTVTAAMGTIIIVSDTKSKSQSTDANCSSQTVNF; encoded by the coding sequence ATGAATAAAATTTTACGCAAAAAAATAGGCGGCTTTGGTTTACTCGAAGCAGTTATTGCGGCTTTAGTCGTTGGCGTGGGAATGCTAGGCCTGGCAAAGCTGCAAGGTGTTACTTTATTAAATAGCAGTGAAAGTCGTCTGCGTACCGATGCCTTAAATTTAGCACAGGAAAAAATGGAGGACCTGCGTACTTTTGCTAATAAGTCGGTATATTCAACATTAGCAGATGGGGGCAATGCCAATACGGAAGATATTATGGCGGGCGGTAATGCAAATTTTACCCGAGCCTGGACTATAGCAGACTGCTCGCTCGCCACGCTACCAAGCGGTTGTTCGGTGCAAGGAAGTTATAAATCTATTAATGTGAGCGTGACCTGGGCAGACCCTCAAGGAACCCAGCAGACTGTTCAATTAACTTCGTTTATCGCCGAAACAGATCCAGTGAAGTCGGGGTTGGTGCTTGCTCTTGGCGCAACATCAACATCCACTAGTTCTACATCATCCACCAGCTCAACATCATCCACCAGCTCAACATCATCCTCAAGTTCAACTTCATCCACAAGTAGTACTTCTACAAGTACCTCCACAACAGTACCAACGACAACAACAACCTTAGCTGGTGGAGGGATATGCAATTGTAAGTTTCAAAATTTAATCCAGGGTATTTCAGTTGAATCAGGCAGTGCATTATGCTGTACTGTACTGACATGTCTGACTGCTATTGCTAATGACATCGACACCCTAGAAAATAATTCATATTGGAGCGCCATTTGTTCCGGTGTGACGACAACAACGGCATCAACGACCACCACAACGGCTCCTACGACTACAACCACAGCCGCGCCGACTACGACTACAACTACGACATTATGTACTACTGTCGTAAGTGGTTCGCGGAAAAATAATAATTCTGTAAATTCAACGAATCCTTCAGGAGATTGTACTCAAGGAGATCCTTATAGTTGTACCGTTACAGCAGCTATGGGGACTATTATTATAGTTTCTGACACAAAAAGTAAATCTCAGTCTACTGACGCCAACTGTTCGAGCCAGACTGTAAATTTTTAG
- a CDS encoding GtrA family protein, whose amino-acid sequence MNTPLLVPLRYILSGGIAYLVDITLFAILQLWFQLPIIHANIAARSAGAIAAFMLNKFWTFNASNTKFSSSLLRYLSLWLINTALSSALLLTLKTLSTTMFYIMGLKVLIETLLILSNFIICKLWVFKKI is encoded by the coding sequence ATGAACACCCCTTTATTAGTGCCCTTACGCTATATATTAAGTGGAGGAATTGCCTATTTAGTCGATATAACTCTTTTTGCAATATTACAGCTGTGGTTTCAGTTGCCAATCATCCACGCCAATATCGCCGCACGCTCGGCAGGCGCAATAGCCGCCTTTATGCTTAATAAATTCTGGACTTTCAATGCCTCAAACACAAAATTTAGCTCATCATTATTACGCTACTTAAGTTTATGGCTTATTAACACAGCACTCTCAAGCGCATTATTATTAACCTTGAAAACACTATCAACAACCATGTTTTATATCATGGGCTTAAAAGTGCTCATCGAAACGCTATTGATTTTAAGCAATTTTATCATCTGCAAACTGTGGGTATTTAAAAAAATATGA
- a CDS encoding HvfC family RiPP maturation protein — MNSSQHKVDFKARQAEFTSYIRNPATVACPEDIKPERMQMYRELCFNNVESFLSSNFPVLRRILNDAQWQQLAEDFFARHSSTTPYFSEIPEEFIMYLQQERIASADDYPFMLELAHYEWVEMALSISRAELPETQAQQLTDVSQTISLSPLAWPLAYHYPVHKLSPDYLPAQAPAQPSYLVVYRDQEDTVRFIELAAMSFYLLQTLQNQQPISIANCLTTVLPDNQNAALHDSAIEAIQQFIDKQIILVA, encoded by the coding sequence ATGAACAGCTCTCAGCATAAAGTCGACTTTAAAGCCAGACAGGCAGAATTTACCTCATATATCCGTAACCCTGCCACCGTGGCTTGCCCAGAAGACATAAAGCCTGAACGCATGCAAATGTATCGCGAGCTATGCTTTAATAATGTAGAAAGCTTCCTGTCCAGCAACTTCCCGGTTTTACGCAGAATCCTGAACGACGCACAATGGCAGCAACTCGCCGAGGATTTTTTTGCCCGTCACTCCAGCACTACACCGTATTTTTCAGAAATTCCTGAAGAATTTATTATGTATCTGCAACAGGAGAGGATCGCCAGCGCAGATGATTACCCATTTATGCTGGAACTTGCGCATTATGAATGGGTGGAAATGGCCTTATCCATTTCCCGGGCAGAACTGCCTGAAACACAGGCACAGCAACTAACTGATGTATCACAAACAATCAGCCTCTCCCCCCTGGCCTGGCCTTTAGCATATCACTACCCGGTACATAAACTATCCCCCGACTACCTGCCCGCTCAAGCGCCCGCACAGCCCAGCTATCTTGTGGTCTACCGTGATCAGGAAGATACAGTAAGATTCATTGAACTTGCTGCCATGAGCTTTTATCTATTGCAGACCCTACAAAACCAGCAACCCATAAGTATCGCCAACTGCTTAACAACAGTTCTGCCTGATAATCAGAACGCAGCATTACACGACTCAGCTATCGAGGCAATACAGCAGTTTATAGATAAGCAGATTATATTAGTAGCATAA
- a CDS encoding HvfB family MNIO-type RiPP peptide maturase, with the protein MQHTQKLVHDAGLGLRRSFIEQALAAPLKNVSFYEIAPENWMPLGGKPGKQFAAMTERYPFICHGLSLSIGSTDPLDEEFVKDLKDFMQQHKIKFYSEHLSYCSHEGHLYDLMPIPFTEEAVHHVAKRIRRVQDILQQKIAIENASYYAAPGQEMAEIDFFNAVVAEADCDILLDINNIYVNSVNHHYDAEQFLQAIPAQRISYAHIAGHYVEAEDFLVDTHGAAVIDPVWQLLGKAYELFGVFPTLLERDFNIPAVAELEREVGIIKSIQNAWHTHNEQLSA; encoded by the coding sequence ATGCAACATACACAAAAGCTGGTACATGACGCCGGCCTTGGTTTACGCCGATCTTTTATTGAACAGGCACTGGCAGCGCCACTCAAAAATGTCAGTTTTTATGAAATTGCACCTGAAAACTGGATGCCACTGGGCGGAAAACCCGGCAAACAATTTGCTGCAATGACTGAACGCTATCCCTTCATCTGCCACGGCTTATCGCTATCCATAGGCAGCACAGACCCGCTCGACGAAGAATTTGTCAAAGACTTAAAAGACTTTATGCAGCAACATAAAATCAAGTTTTATAGCGAACACTTAAGTTACTGCAGTCACGAAGGACATCTCTACGATTTAATGCCCATTCCTTTCACAGAAGAAGCCGTGCATCATGTAGCTAAACGCATACGGCGAGTACAGGACATTCTGCAACAAAAAATAGCCATCGAAAATGCCTCCTACTATGCCGCACCGGGGCAGGAAATGGCTGAAATTGATTTTTTTAATGCCGTGGTTGCAGAAGCTGATTGTGACATACTGCTAGACATCAATAATATCTATGTGAACAGCGTGAACCATCACTACGATGCCGAACAGTTTTTACAGGCGATTCCAGCGCAACGCATCAGTTATGCGCATATAGCCGGACACTATGTTGAAGCAGAGGATTTTCTGGTTGACACCCACGGCGCTGCAGTGATCGACCCGGTATGGCAATTGCTGGGTAAAGCCTACGAACTCTTTGGCGTTTTTCCGACACTGCTGGAAAGGGACTTCAATATCCCCGCTGTAGCTGAACTTGAACGTGAAGTAGGCATTATTAAATCGATACAAAACGCATGGCACACACATAATGAACAGCTCTCAGCATAA
- the aroG gene encoding 3-deoxy-7-phosphoheptulonate synthase AroG — MHSQYNTDNLRIRETKEVMAPVQTHEELPITEVAAKTTTEARAAVHNILTSQDDRLLVIVGPCSIHDTQAALEYAQQLKVLQEELKQDLHIIMRVYFEKPRTTVGWKGLINDPDIDDSFNINKGLRVARKLLLDLNTLGVPAATEYLDLITPQYISDLIAWGAIGARTTESQCHRELASGLSCPVGFKNATDGTIEIANDAIKAAMQPHHFLSVTNAGHSAIFSTTGNEDVHIILRGGTDGPNYDAVSVDKVGQSMDKAGLKANIMVDLSHANSLKQCQRQLLVAEDVAEQIAGGDQRIMGVMIESHLKSGRQDVVPGQPLVYGQSITDGCISWADTTILLKDLALAVQKRRTVKN, encoded by the coding sequence ATGCATAGTCAATATAATACAGATAATTTAAGAATTCGAGAGACCAAAGAGGTTATGGCACCGGTGCAAACTCATGAAGAGTTACCGATAACCGAAGTGGCTGCTAAAACGACGACTGAGGCTCGTGCAGCAGTACATAATATATTAACTTCTCAGGATGATCGTTTGCTTGTCATCGTAGGGCCCTGTTCCATACATGATACCCAGGCAGCTCTTGAATATGCACAGCAACTAAAGGTGCTTCAAGAGGAGCTCAAGCAAGACTTGCATATCATTATGCGTGTTTATTTTGAAAAGCCGCGTACAACGGTGGGCTGGAAAGGATTGATTAATGATCCTGATATTGATGACAGTTTTAATATTAATAAAGGTCTGCGTGTTGCGCGCAAGTTATTACTTGATCTGAATACTCTGGGTGTGCCAGCGGCTACCGAATATCTGGATCTGATTACCCCGCAATATATTTCTGATTTGATCGCCTGGGGAGCCATTGGTGCAAGAACCACCGAGAGTCAATGCCATAGAGAGCTGGCTTCCGGCTTGTCTTGTCCTGTTGGTTTCAAAAATGCTACTGATGGCACCATTGAGATTGCCAATGATGCTATTAAGGCAGCAATGCAACCGCATCATTTCTTATCAGTGACGAATGCCGGGCATTCCGCCATTTTTTCGACCACCGGTAATGAAGATGTGCATATTATTTTGCGTGGCGGTACTGACGGGCCTAATTATGATGCGGTGAGTGTCGATAAAGTTGGTCAAAGTATGGACAAGGCAGGTTTAAAAGCGAATATCATGGTTGATTTAAGTCATGCGAATAGTTTAAAGCAATGTCAGCGACAGTTACTGGTTGCCGAAGATGTGGCTGAGCAAATAGCCGGTGGTGACCAGCGCATTATGGGGGTCATGATTGAGAGTCATTTAAAATCCGGGCGACAGGATGTCGTGCCGGGGCAACCACTGGTTTATGGGCAAAGTATTACTGATGGCTGTATAAGCTGGGCTGATACCACGATTTTGCTGAAGGATTTAGCACTTGCGGTGCAAAAAAGACGAACTGTAAAAAACTAA